The nucleotide window CTGCGTAATGCAGCCGGCGAGTCCGATGACGCCGGCACCTCCGACGCTCTTCAGCATGTCGCGACGGTCGATATCACGTACCATATCGGCGACCATGTTCCACCCGGATATAAACTTGTCCGATGAGCGAAGAGGTCCGCACCCGGAGGTTGCGCCCCGTGAACGGGCCGTTCGTGGGCGAATCGGTCGGCGGCCCGCGATGAGCTCGCCCATTTCCACGGCTGTGCTTGTCAGATCTGATTCCCTCGTCCGGTAGTGATCTGCCGGCAGGCAGTGATTCCGGCGTCCGGTTACGATTCACACGCCTGGTGGTGGCTGTCACGCGCGGAGCGCGAGCGATGCGTTCAAACCGCCGGCCGCCGGGGTAACTGGTGAATGACGTACCCCTCGTTCGTCGTCGGCATCGCCGGGGGTACCGGTGCCGGCAAGACCACCGTCGCGCGGCTCATCACCGAGAACGTGGAGGACTCGGTGACGCGCATCCCGCTCGACAACTACTACAGGGACCTCTCGCACCTCGACCTCGAGGAGCGCGAGGAGGTCAACTACGACCACCCGGACGCGTTCGAGTGGGGGCTCCTGCGCGAGCACCTCGAACTGCTCCTGTCGGGTCAGCCGGTCGAGATGCCCCAGTACGACTTCGAGATCCACAACCGCGCCGACGAGACCGTCACCGTCGAGCCGACCGACGTCATCGTCGTCGAGGGCATCCTCGGGCTGTACGACGACGCCATCAACGACATGCTCGACCTCCGTCTCTACGTGGAGACGGACGCCGACGTGCGCATCCTCCGGCGCATCGAACGCGACGTGGTCCAGCGTGGCCGGGACCTCGAGGGCGTCATCGGCCAGTACCTCTCGACGGTGAAACCGATGCACGAGCAGTTCATCGAGCCGACGAAGAAGCACGCCGACCTCATCATCCCCGAGGGGGCGAACTCGATGGCGGTCAACCTCCTGCAGGAGCGGCTCCAGAACGAGGTCGACGGCGACGCAACGCGCACCTGGGAGCGCGGCGCGCTCGAGAAGCACGTGACCGGCTCCCGCATCGACGGCGAGTAGACCGCGACTGTAGAGAAACCCCGGCCGTCCGTACAGTCCGTACTGCCATCCGCGAGGTCCGTACCACCATGGAGTGCGCAGTCGCGGCACCCGGCGTCGCTCGGCACGGACTGTGACGGCGTGAGAAGCGGAGTCGGACGACCCGGCTACCGGACGAAGGCGTCGGCGCCCTCGTACGTCCAGTACCCCTGTTCGCGCATCGCGGCGCCGACCGCCTTGTGGAAGGCGACGATGTCGTCGTACTCGGCGTCGTCGTCGATGCCCGCGAAGATGTCGGCGACGGAGACGACGGTGTCGGCGTCGAGTCGGACCGGGTGGTCGCCGAACTCGTCGGCGTAGTCGCCGGCGCGGAGCGGGAAGTCGTCCTCCTCGTCGATCTTCTTCACGAGTACCGCGTGTCCGTACTTCCGGCGTCCCTCGCTCCCCTCCTCGCCGTCGGGGTCGTGCGGCCAGTCGTGCGTGCTCATGGGTCCCGGTTTGTGAGGGGGGTCGGTTAGCCGTTTCGCTCTGCCGGGACCCGGGGGACTCGGAGAGGGCTGCCGAGACCGACGCTTACAGGTGGGACAGTCCCGGATATCGGACCAGTGAATCGAAACGACCGATCGATCGTCGCGCTCGTGATGCTGGCCCACGGGATGGTCCACACGTACGAGCTCTCCATCCCGATCTTCATCCCGGTCTGGCTCGACGCCTTCGACGTCATCAGCCTCGGACCGGTGGAGCTCGCCGTCACGTCCGCGACGCTCGGCGTCCTCGTCACGATCGGCTACGGACTGTTCGGCCTCGGGGCGCTGCCCGGCGGCGTTCTCGTCGACCGCATCGGCTCCCGACGGCTGATCACGGCCTGCCTCGCCGGAATGGCCGCCTCGTTCGTCCTGCTCGGCGTCTCGCCCGGGCTCGTCGCCGTCACCCTTGCGATGGTCGTCTGGGGCGTCTCCGCGTCGGTGTACCACCCCGCGGGGCTGGCGCTCATCTCGAAGGGCGTCGAGGAGCGCGGCTCCGGCTTCGCCTACCACGGGATCGCCGGCAACCTCGGCATCGGACTCGGACCGCTCCTCACCGCGGTCCTCCTGCTGTTCTTCGAGTGGCGGACGGTCGCCATCGTGCTCGCGGTTCCCGCCCTCCTCGCGGCCGCGTACGCGACGACCGCGAGCTTCGACGAGACAGCGGCCGTCGAGGCCGCAACGGACGGCGGCGACTCGAAGGCCTCCTCGGGGGTCGACTCGCTCGCGGAGTTCCGTCGCGAGAGCGCCCGGCTGTTCACCGGCTCCTTCGCGCTCGTGTTCCTCGTCGTGATGTGTTCCGGGCTGTACTACCGCGGCATCCTGACGTTCATGCCCGACCTGCTCCAGGGGATCCCGACGTTCTCCCCCGTCACCGTCTCGTCGGTCGTTCCGCCGGGACTCCTGGAGACGCTGGGTATCGAGCAAGTCGGCTCGCGGCGGGTCCGTCCGGGCGACTACTTCTACTCCGGGCTGTTGATGGTCGGCGTCCTCGGGCAGTTCGTCGGCGGAAAGTTGACCGACCGCATCCCCGTGGAACGCGGCATCGCCGGCGGCTTCGGCCTGCTCGCGGTGCTCGCGGTGCTGTTCCTCCCCGCGGCGAACGCCGGCGTCGTCCCCCTGCTCGTGGTCGGGTTCGTGCTCGGCGCGTCGCTGTTCGTCGTCCAGCCGTTCTACCAGGCCACCGTCGCGGAGTACACCCCCGCCGGCACGCGCGGACTCTCGTACGGCTACACCTATCTCGGGGTGTTCGGCGTCGGCGCGCTCGGCGGCACCGTCGCCGGCGTCGTCCTCCAGTACGCGAACCCGCCGACGCTGTTCGCGATCCTCGCCTGCTTCGCCGTCGTCGCCTCCGCGGTCGGGGTGTACCTCTGGCGGCGCTGAACCGTCGTCCGGTCACTCCGGCAGGAAGAAGTCGGAACGGGAGTTGCGACGGTCGGTCTCCTCGTGGAGCCTCGCGATCCGCGCGGGCGTCGGGTTCCGGACGATGACCACGTCGTAGTCGCCGGCGGACGCGAGGGTCCCGCCGACGCTGCCGAGCGAGGTGACGAGGCGCCCGGCGTTCTCGCTGCCGACGAACACCATCGACGCCCCCTCGTCGACCGCGACGCGCCGGATTCGCCGCGAGATCGTCCCGGCGGGCGCGTACCGATCGACGACCTCGTGTCGGAAGTCGGCGCTCGGGCAGAGTTCCGTCACGCGCTCGTGTAGTCCGGACACGACGGCCGTCACGTCGAACGGTTCGTCGGGCCCGATCCAGCCGCGCTCCCGGGCGTAGTCGGCGTTCCCCCTCGGAACGACGCTCACGGCGGGCACGCGTTCCTCGAGCACGGCCCCGAACCGTGTCGCGCGGACGAGCGCCGCCTCGGCGAGTTCGGAGCCGTCGAACGGGACCAGGAACGTCACGGTGGAGCGAAATCGGGGTGTGAGCAAATAGGTGTCGTTGCCTCGATACGGGGAGGGGAACGGGCTGAACCGTCGGAACGGCGGGACCCTTCGGGAAAACTGAATCGTTCGACTGCTCCCGATTCCCGATCCGGGGATCCGGGTCCGGTCGGACTACACGAACCGCGCGGCGACGACCCGCCACAGACCCAGGCAGACTGTGCCGACGAGGAGCATCACCACGGCGAAGACGACCTGGACGCCCCCTTCGACCCACGGCGTCGCCCGGATGACGAGCCCGAGGATCGCGGCCGGGATCCACGAGCGGATGGTGAGCGGAACCGACGCCTTCGCGGATTCGAGCGCCCCCGCCGAGTACGCCCCGACCAGCGGCGCGACGATCACCCAGCCGATCAGGAACGGCGCGGCGATCGCGAGCAACGTGGTCAGGTCCCCGACGCCGGCGGGCGGGAACGCGACGCTTTCGTGACGGAGCGATCCGGCGTAGATGAACGCCAGGATGACCAGGACGTCGCCGAGTGCCAGCGGGAGCGCCCCCGCGTCCACCCGGCGGTCGAGGAAGTCGGCGACTGCCATGTCCGGGGGTTCGCGCGACCCCGCTTAACGTTCCGGGTTCCAGTTCGACCGGTGAGAGCGAGTAGCAGGGGGAGGTCGCCCGGCCCGCTGCCGTAAACGCCCTCGCTTCCCGTTACGAACCCCGTGGTGGATTCGCCAATGGGTTTCCCCTCGTCCCGCTCACGGTTCGGCCGTCCCGGCTACGAACCGTCCTCATCGGTGGGCTTCACGCCGACGACCGTGTAGCCGAAACCCGGCTGGACGACGTAACTCCGCAGTCCCTCGGCCGCGAGCGAGTCGGCCAGGTCGTCGGGAGCGAAGAACTGGGAGTCCATCCCGGTAAGGTGTTCGAGCGAGGCCAGGGCACGGCCGCGGCGGGTCGTCGGATCGAACTCCCGGACGACGAGCACCCCGCCCGGCGCGAGGACGCGGGCGCACTCGGCGAGCGCCGTCCCGGGCGACGGGAAGTGGTGTAGCGCGTCAGCGACGACGACCGCGTCGGCGACCCCGTCGCGGACGGGGAGCGCCCCGACGTCGGCCCTGATCGCGGGGTGGCCGACGGCCCGGGCGCGAGCGAGCATCCCGGCCGAGAGGTCGACGACGGTCGGCTCGATCCCCCGCGGCCGGAGCGCCCGGGCGGCGCGTCCGGTCCCGCCGCCCACGTCGAGGACTCGTTCGAGCGGGCGATGGGCGAACGCGAGGCCCGCCTGGAGGTCCGCAGTGCCGGCCGCAGGCATCGTGCGGTCGTACAGTCCCGCGATCGTGTCGAAGAAGCGAACGTCGCCCGGGCCGAACATGCCCCGGGTTCGTGGCCGCGACTCAAAGCCGTGGCGCTCATGCCGTTCGGGCCGCGACTGGGGGTATGGAACCCCGCCTGCTCGGCTGGCCGACGGACGGTCCGACGCTCAGGCTCGACTACCGGCGGTACGCCTACGCGGGGAAGTTCGTCATGTCCGGAACCGGGAAGGCCGTCCTCGCGCCGGACGGCTGGGAACACGAGGAGGCCGACAGGACCGAGACCGACCCTGGAGACGGGGAGAGTACCGACTCGATGGAGTCGTCGGTGCTGGCCGCCGTCGCGTTCGACGTGGACCGGACTGATTCCGACGCGCTCCGACTCCGATACGTCACCGTCCGGGACGACCGAAGGGGGGAGGGGCTCGGCCCGCGGCTCTGCACGTTCGTCTGCGAGCGCGCGGCCGGCCGCGAGTTC belongs to Halorarum halophilum and includes:
- the udk gene encoding uridine kinase yields the protein MTYPSFVVGIAGGTGAGKTTVARLITENVEDSVTRIPLDNYYRDLSHLDLEEREEVNYDHPDAFEWGLLREHLELLLSGQPVEMPQYDFEIHNRADETVTVEPTDVIVVEGILGLYDDAINDMLDLRLYVETDADVRILRRIERDVVQRGRDLEGVIGQYLSTVKPMHEQFIEPTKKHADLIIPEGANSMAVNLLQERLQNEVDGDATRTWERGALEKHVTGSRIDGE
- a CDS encoding GNAT family N-acetyltransferase, with the translated sequence MEPRLLGWPTDGPTLRLDYRRYAYAGKFVMSGTGKAVLAPDGWEHEEADRTETDPGDGESTDSMESSVLAAVAFDVDRTDSDALRLRYVTVRDDRRGEGLGPRLCTFVCERAAGREFERVRIAVNNPYSYEALYRAGFGFTGETTGIAEVVLERPAVEPAARNPEQYRAGLDAVADREDLTDGEVAFAREKRERGPPGTTATR
- a CDS encoding universal stress protein, with amino-acid sequence MTFLVPFDGSELAEAALVRATRFGAVLEERVPAVSVVPRGNADYARERGWIGPDEPFDVTAVVSGLHERVTELCPSADFRHEVVDRYAPAGTISRRIRRVAVDEGASMVFVGSENAGRLVTSLGSVGGTLASAGDYDVVIVRNPTPARIARLHEETDRRNSRSDFFLPE
- a CDS encoding class I SAM-dependent methyltransferase gives rise to the protein MFGPGDVRFFDTIAGLYDRTMPAAGTADLQAGLAFAHRPLERVLDVGGGTGRAARALRPRGIEPTVVDLSAGMLARARAVGHPAIRADVGALPVRDGVADAVVVADALHHFPSPGTALAECARVLAPGGVLVVREFDPTTRRGRALASLEHLTGMDSQFFAPDDLADSLAAEGLRSYVVQPGFGYTVVGVKPTDEDGS
- a CDS encoding MFS transporter, whose protein sequence is MLAHGMVHTYELSIPIFIPVWLDAFDVISLGPVELAVTSATLGVLVTIGYGLFGLGALPGGVLVDRIGSRRLITACLAGMAASFVLLGVSPGLVAVTLAMVVWGVSASVYHPAGLALISKGVEERGSGFAYHGIAGNLGIGLGPLLTAVLLLFFEWRTVAIVLAVPALLAAAYATTASFDETAAVEAATDGGDSKASSGVDSLAEFRRESARLFTGSFALVFLVVMCSGLYYRGILTFMPDLLQGIPTFSPVTVSSVVPPGLLETLGIEQVGSRRVRPGDYFYSGLLMVGVLGQFVGGKLTDRIPVERGIAGGFGLLAVLAVLFLPAANAGVVPLLVVGFVLGASLFVVQPFYQATVAEYTPAGTRGLSYGYTYLGVFGVGALGGTVAGVVLQYANPPTLFAILACFAVVASAVGVYLWRR
- a CDS encoding DUF3054 domain-containing protein → MAVADFLDRRVDAGALPLALGDVLVILAFIYAGSLRHESVAFPPAGVGDLTTLLAIAAPFLIGWVIVAPLVGAYSAGALESAKASVPLTIRSWIPAAILGLVIRATPWVEGGVQVVFAVVMLLVGTVCLGLWRVVAARFV
- a CDS encoding DUF5785 family protein, with the translated sequence MSTHDWPHDPDGEEGSEGRRKYGHAVLVKKIDEEDDFPLRAGDYADEFGDHPVRLDADTVVSVADIFAGIDDDAEYDDIVAFHKAVGAAMREQGYWTYEGADAFVR